The DNA segment GCAATAAGCCCAATAAAATTCCATTTGCAGATAATCCTGAAGATGCTCCGTGTCTATGCCTTCGTTGCGGAAAACTTTACCGATTTCAAATACTTTTTCGTAACCGCCGACCAGCAGGCGCTTAAGAGGGAGTTCCAGCGATATGCGAAGATAAAAGTCGCGGTCAAGGGCGTTATGGCGGGTAATAAACGGTCGGGCGTCGGCTCCGCCGGGAATAGCTTCCAGCGCCGGCGTATCCACTTCCAAAAATCCTTCGCGTACCAGAAATTCCCTTGTTGTTTGCCAAAAAATATTTTTCTTTTTAAAGATTTCTCGTGTTTCGGCATTCATCAAGAGATCAAGATATCTTCTCCGTAAAAGTTCCTCAATGTCTTTGAGTCCGTAATATTCCGTCGGGATGGGGCGCATATTCTTTGCCAGTATTTTCCAGTCAAAAACATCCAGTGTTTTTTCCTCTTTTTTGGTCTTAAATAATTTTCCCTTGACTTCAATAAAGTCGCCGATTTCAATGTTGTCAATAAATAATTTATATTTATTCCCTCCGACATTTTTTTTGCTTAAAAATATCTGAATTTTTGCTGTTCCGTCCTCAATATGGGCAAAAGCTGACCCGCCCATTGGCCGAAGGGATTTCACTCGGCCGACCAAATAAATTTCGCTGGCGGCGAGCTTGTCGAAACATTCCAGAGCCTCTCCATTAGTGAAACTCCGCTGTGACTGTTCCGGGTATGGTTCCATTCCGGCTTTTTTTAGAGCTTCGAGTTTTTGCAATTTAGTTTTAATAATATCTTCGCGCATGCTTATAATTTAACTTATTTAAAGGAAATTGGCAAATAAAAAGGACTGCGACTCGCACAGTCCTTTAGCAGCAATCAATGAGCAATTTACTTTTTATCTTTTGCCAGTTCCTTAATTGGGCAAAAGCCGTACCAAGTACATAATTTCATATCGCAACCGCCATAATATCCGCCTTTGCACTTTTCCATTTTCTTCACCTCCTATTTTACTTCACATCCAAAATCTTATACCGAACTCTACCATTGGGCGTTTCCACTTCAACCGCATCTCCTTTGACGCGGCTCATAAAAGCCCGACCCATCGGGGATTCGTTGGAAATTTTAAATTCGGTCGGATTGGCCTCGTTTGAACCGACAATTTGAAATTCCATCTCACTGCCATTAAATTTCACTTTCACCCGTGATCCAATCTGAATGCCGATAACCGACCTGTCATGCTTCACTATCTGAGAATCCTTGATAATCATTTCCAGCTCCGCTACGCGGGCCTCGTTTTCATTCTGCTGGCGCTTGGCCTCGGCGTATTCGGCGTTTTCGGATAGATCCCCTTGTTCCTTGGCTTCCTTGATCGCCTGGGCTATTTCCTGCCGCATTACTGTTTTTCGCCAGTCAAGTTCCTCCTGAAGTTTTTTGAACCCTTCTCTAGTAATGAGTCGTGCCATTTTATTGATTGTCTTTAACTTTTTAAAAGAGGCCGCTGAAAAAGCAGCAGTCCCCCGAAATAAACCCCGCGGAAATATTGACACTGATTATCTAAAAATACTACTTTTATGGAATTTTATCAAGAGATAATTACTGCTTCAAAGCAGGTGATTTTCTTGCGGGGCAAAAAAGCAAACCCATCATATCAAATAATGCCAGGATGTCAAGCGCCGAAAATATTTTCTATTTTCTCAATCACTTCAAAGCG comes from the Candidatus Moraniibacteriota bacterium genome and includes:
- the greA gene encoding transcription elongation factor GreA, encoding MARLITREGFKKLQEELDWRKTVMRQEIAQAIKEAKEQGDLSENAEYAEAKRQQNENEARVAELEMIIKDSQIVKHDRSVIGIQIGSRVKVKFNGSEMEFQIVGSNEANPTEFKISNESPMGRAFMSRVKGDAVEVETPNGRVRYKILDVK
- the lysS gene encoding lysine--tRNA ligase, giving the protein MREDIIKTKLQKLEALKKAGMEPYPEQSQRSFTNGEALECFDKLAASEIYLVGRVKSLRPMGGSAFAHIEDGTAKIQIFLSKKNVGGNKYKLFIDNIEIGDFIEVKGKLFKTKKEEKTLDVFDWKILAKNMRPIPTEYYGLKDIEELLRRRYLDLLMNAETREIFKKKNIFWQTTREFLVREGFLEVDTPALEAIPGGADARPFITRHNALDRDFYLRISLELPLKRLLVGGYEKVFEIGKVFRNEGIDTEHLQDYLQMEFYWAYCNMEQGMEFVEKMYKKIVKKLLGSSTSKYDNHEIKWDGQWPRVDYFTEFKKATGLDLEADLSAEDLRTKADKLGIKYEKTYGKGRMIDTIFKKTVRPKIIQPCFLVGHPIEVSPLAKKDPANAKKVLRFQIFAGGVELGNGFSELNDPIDQRSRFIEQMKLRSAGDEEAQMLDEDFIEALSYGMPPAVGFGMSERFFAFIMNKSIRETVIFPPMKEK